In Terriglobia bacterium, one DNA window encodes the following:
- a CDS encoding molybdopterin molybdotransferase MoeA: MVSAATTPSRAYRWLIRRRENALPEFLKVITSDQFVERLGCFPRLASERVSLGASLRRVLAEDVVATEDLPERARSTVDGYAVHAVDTFGASDSMPALLEVVAAVEMGTMPDFAIRAGQAAHIPTGGFLPAGADAVVMVEYTNPAGGNRVEVTRPLTVGTNVLEKGEDVKAGESVIRAGRALRPQELGLLAALGVTHVRVYRRPRVAVISTGDEVVPIDRTPKPGQIRDANTYSISALVRAVDGEPKSFDIVPDDGAMLGGALENGLAQADIVVVSGGSSVGTRDLMVDVVAALPGVEVRAHGVAIRPGKPTLLARQKGKAIFGLPGHPVSALIVAQAFLAPFLKYLQGGRLEKGPLGQRVKAVLSTSIHSTVGLEEFVRVFLEEASDGGFFAQPVFGKSGMLSTMVKASGIVVVPMHVEGFAQGEVVEVIRM, from the coding sequence ATGGTATCGGCCGCGACTACGCCCAGCCGTGCATATCGCTGGTTAATTCGTCGTCGGGAGAATGCTTTGCCTGAATTTCTTAAAGTGATCACCAGCGATCAGTTTGTCGAGCGACTCGGCTGCTTCCCGAGGCTTGCGTCCGAGCGTGTTTCGTTGGGGGCATCGCTGCGTCGCGTCCTGGCCGAGGATGTGGTCGCAACCGAAGACCTGCCCGAACGGGCGCGCTCGACCGTGGATGGCTATGCGGTGCACGCGGTAGATACGTTCGGCGCTTCGGATTCGATGCCCGCTCTTCTCGAAGTCGTGGCGGCGGTCGAGATGGGTACGATGCCCGACTTCGCCATCCGGGCGGGGCAAGCCGCGCACATACCTACAGGCGGTTTTTTGCCGGCAGGCGCCGACGCCGTCGTCATGGTGGAGTACACTAACCCGGCCGGCGGAAACCGCGTCGAGGTGACCCGGCCTCTGACGGTCGGAACGAACGTGTTGGAGAAGGGCGAAGACGTCAAGGCCGGCGAATCGGTAATCCGTGCGGGCAGGGCCTTGCGACCTCAGGAACTCGGACTGCTCGCGGCCTTGGGTGTCACTCACGTTCGGGTTTATCGGCGGCCGCGGGTGGCGGTCATCTCCACCGGCGATGAGGTTGTCCCCATTGACCGGACGCCCAAGCCGGGCCAAATCCGCGACGCGAATACCTACTCGATTTCCGCCCTCGTCCGGGCAGTGGATGGTGAGCCGAAGAGCTTTGATATTGTTCCCGACGATGGCGCGATGCTTGGTGGAGCTCTCGAAAACGGTTTGGCCCAGGCCGACATAGTGGTCGTTTCCGGCGGCAGCTCCGTGGGCACGCGCGACCTGATGGTGGATGTGGTTGCCGCACTCCCCGGGGTTGAGGTGCGGGCGCACGGCGTGGCGATCCGGCCCGGAAAGCCCACGCTTCTGGCCAGGCAGAAAGGCAAGGCGATATTCGGCCTGCCCGGACACCCGGTGTCGGCCTTGATAGTTGCTCAGGCCTTTCTGGCTCCTTTTCTGAAGTACCTGCAGGGCGGAAGGCTGGAAAAGGGCCCCTTGGGGCAACGCGTGAAAGCCGTGTTATCCACCTCCATCCACTCTACCGTCGGGCTCGAGGAATTCGTCCGTGTTTTCCTGGAGGAAGCCTCCGATGGCGGATTTTTCGCCCAGCCGGTATTCGGCAAATCCGGGATGCTGTCCACGATGGTCAAGGCGAGCGGGATTGTCGTGGTGCCCATGCATGTGGAAGGATTTGCCCAGGGAGAGGTCGTCGAAGTCATCCGGATGTAA
- a CDS encoding HD domain-containing protein, giving the protein MADQKLHYSGVVDSRFPGLTEEVRKVIRESEQKYDGGSRSSESFLWEHTTHVASLAHRLALAENLDPVIPAVAALFHDAGKFAGGRYHEDAGAEEEESARIAEPLLRRFGMRSADINRVISGLRALYSEKAAKNAVARIIHDADFLSKFGALGVASFFVKSALRGRTLGSAVLGHLSKELTYAACLPSNMHTAAGRRLAAKKAADSLKFFDSLLADLRDAGIADLEVRRMRVPHPTRKKRSLEVRLVASRTCPRCGGRWQRTWTTERGVKCRKLIVDWTCRGCAGQLETSFCLPEIAG; this is encoded by the coding sequence ATGGCAGATCAGAAGCTCCATTATTCCGGGGTGGTCGACTCCCGGTTTCCCGGATTGACTGAGGAAGTCAGGAAAGTCATCCGTGAGTCCGAGCAGAAATATGATGGCGGATCCCGCTCTTCCGAGAGCTTTCTTTGGGAGCACACCACGCACGTGGCTTCCCTGGCGCACCGGCTGGCTCTGGCAGAAAATCTGGATCCCGTGATCCCAGCGGTTGCCGCGCTCTTTCATGATGCCGGGAAGTTCGCGGGAGGAAGATACCACGAGGACGCCGGGGCGGAAGAGGAAGAATCCGCTCGCATCGCCGAGCCGCTCCTGCGCCGGTTCGGCATGAGGTCGGCGGACATCAACCGCGTCATTTCCGGGCTGCGGGCCCTGTACAGCGAGAAAGCTGCCAAGAACGCCGTCGCCCGGATCATTCATGACGCTGACTTTCTCTCCAAGTTCGGCGCTCTGGGTGTCGCCAGTTTTTTCGTCAAGTCTGCGCTCCGCGGCCGGACGCTCGGATCCGCCGTCCTCGGGCATCTGAGCAAGGAGCTCACCTATGCGGCCTGCCTCCCTTCAAATATGCATACAGCCGCCGGCCGGCGGCTGGCTGCGAAAAAAGCGGCGGACTCCTTGAAGTTTTTCGATTCGCTTCTTGCCGACCTTCGGGATGCAGGAATCGCGGATCTTGAAGTCCGGCGGATGCGCGTGCCTCATCCCACCAGGAAGAAACGATCCCTGGAGGTCCGCCTTGTCGCTTCCCGGACCTGTCCGCGGTGCGGCGGCCGCTGGCAGCGGACCTGGACTACGGAACGGGGGGTCAAGTGCCGGAAGCTCATTGTCGATTGGACCTGCCGGGGTTGCGCCGGGCAGCTTGAAACGTCCTTCTGCCTTCCTGAGATCGCTGGGTAA
- the mobB gene encoding molybdopterin-guanine dinucleotide biosynthesis protein B: MKIIAFVGHSESGKSRLIARLVPELKKRGLTVAVVKHCSHGFDLGSPEKDSSKFLMAGADGVALAAPGRTAVLRKGGRESDLVALARAHFRAINIVLVEGGKSDARLRKIEVLRRSLSGGIQTSPGELDAVVADYAAVADLPLFRPGEVKRIADWLVAFYDLKARGGRISGGT, encoded by the coding sequence ATGAAAATCATTGCCTTCGTCGGGCATTCCGAAAGCGGCAAGTCACGGCTGATTGCCCGGCTCGTACCTGAATTGAAAAAGCGCGGCCTGACCGTGGCAGTAGTCAAGCACTGCAGCCACGGATTCGATCTCGGCAGTCCGGAAAAGGATTCGTCGAAGTTCCTGATGGCCGGAGCGGACGGAGTGGCCTTGGCGGCACCCGGGAGGACGGCGGTCCTGCGGAAAGGGGGGCGCGAAAGCGATCTGGTGGCTTTAGCTCGCGCACATTTCCGCGCGATCAACATTGTCCTGGTCGAGGGAGGCAAGAGCGACGCCAGGCTTCGCAAGATCGAGGTGCTCCGGAGAAGCTTGTCCGGGGGTATCCAGACGTCGCCGGGAGAGTTAGACGCCGTGGTCGCCGACTATGCTGCGGTCGCCGATTTGCCCCTCTTTCGTCCAGGCGAGGTGAAACGGATTGCCGATTGGCTGGTTGCATTTTACGATCTCAAAGCCAGGGGTGGCCGAATCTCCGGCGGGACATAA
- the alr gene encoding alanine racemase yields MIPSRRTFFKTALGMGVLSRGTRAYAASVPRDSSFDPWVEIDTPNFRHNVAEITRRVSGRPILAVIKNNGYGTGVVNVARALEPERAIAGFAVVKLHEAHALRDAGIQKPILLMGPCDEGELQDAVVRKIRPMVYTALGPALDRVSRRIRGTVPLHICVDTGIGRVGIPYRQAPGLIADLAGRKSVQVEGMMMTFTEDPEFDVEQLKRFLSLGGALEGKGLQLGKKHAASSFGLFQHADAFLDMVRPGMALFGIYSEKEFRSLGLMALRPALRLKARVLYVKQLSKGESAGYNRAYRAEHDVWVATLPVGHADGLPRAAAKGARVRIGEVLYPIIASISASHCIVEIGSEPRVHNGDIATFFDAHEGSRPEDFAASCDSSVYDLTMHLSALLPRRML; encoded by the coding sequence ATGATCCCTTCACGCAGAACCTTCTTTAAGACCGCGCTCGGCATGGGCGTCCTGAGCAGAGGAACCCGCGCATATGCAGCATCTGTGCCCAGGGATTCCTCTTTCGACCCGTGGGTGGAAATCGATACGCCAAACTTCCGGCACAATGTGGCGGAGATCACCCGGCGGGTTTCGGGAAGACCAATCCTGGCCGTCATCAAGAATAACGGCTATGGAACCGGTGTCGTAAATGTGGCCCGGGCTCTCGAGCCGGAGAGGGCGATCGCAGGCTTTGCAGTGGTCAAGCTGCACGAAGCCCATGCCTTGCGCGACGCGGGCATTCAAAAGCCGATCCTGCTCATGGGCCCTTGCGACGAAGGGGAGCTGCAAGACGCCGTTGTCCGGAAGATCCGGCCCATGGTCTATACCGCCCTCGGGCCGGCGCTGGACAGGGTATCGCGCAGGATTCGGGGCACAGTTCCCCTCCATATTTGCGTGGACACCGGGATTGGCCGCGTTGGGATTCCTTACAGGCAAGCGCCTGGTCTCATCGCGGATCTGGCCGGCCGTAAATCAGTGCAGGTCGAGGGAATGATGATGACCTTCACAGAGGACCCCGAATTCGATGTGGAACAGCTGAAGCGATTCCTGTCACTCGGGGGCGCGCTCGAGGGCAAGGGGCTCCAGCTCGGGAAAAAGCATGCCGCCTCGAGCTTCGGCCTGTTCCAACACGCCGATGCGTTTCTCGACATGGTTCGGCCCGGCATGGCTCTGTTCGGCATTTACTCCGAAAAGGAATTCCGCTCCCTCGGCTTGATGGCGCTGCGGCCGGCCTTGCGCCTCAAGGCGCGAGTCCTCTACGTCAAGCAGCTGTCCAAAGGGGAAAGTGCCGGATACAACCGCGCGTACCGGGCCGAGCACGACGTCTGGGTCGCGACACTGCCGGTCGGACATGCGGACGGCCTGCCTCGCGCCGCCGCAAAGGGCGCGCGCGTGCGCATCGGGGAGGTGCTCTACCCCATCATCGCATCGATCTCCGCCAGCCACTGCATCGTGGAGATCGGCTCAGAGCCGCGTGTGCACAACGGCGATATCGCCACTTTTTTTGATGCGCACGAAGGCTCCCGGCCGGAGGACTTCGCGGCGTCTTGCGATAGCTCGGTCTACGATCTGACGATGCACCTGAGCGCGTTGCTTCCCCGGCGCATGCTTTGA
- a CDS encoding glycosyltransferase family 39 protein: MFADLGILVALALTKLILHTLTNANYGFHRDELATIDDAHYLAWGYVAYPPLTPFVARIAFAMFGPSLAGLRFFAALSQSIAMVTAGLMARELGGRRHAQVVTAVAVAIAPISLAASTLFQYVAFDYLWWVLTAYFAVRLVKSENPRWWIPMGAVIGLGMMTKYTIAFYVAAIVAGLLLTRARRFLAGPWLWAGVALSLLIFLPNLLWQLQHDFISLEFLRSIHERDIRIGRTGGFLLDQFRLAANPFTVPLWLAGLYFYFRAAAGKAYRMLGWMAVVPVILFFAAQGRGYYAGPVYPILLAGGTVCWQEWIAALPPGWGRLLVRINWGMLAIGGALILALGPFSPVNSPLWNVASKINTDLNEEIGWPELVRTVAGIYDALPAAEKTRTGILAGNYGEAGAINLYGPSYGLPRAISGINSYWLRGYGDPAPATLIVIGYDRSSAERLFEGCTLAGQVTNAYGVRNEETTRHPDIWLCKGPRLSWPELWKRLQHFG; encoded by the coding sequence ATGTTCGCAGACCTTGGAATCCTCGTAGCTCTGGCATTGACAAAACTGATCCTGCACACACTTACCAACGCCAACTATGGATTCCACCGGGACGAATTAGCCACGATTGACGATGCGCACTACCTGGCCTGGGGTTACGTGGCCTATCCACCCCTGACTCCATTCGTGGCTCGCATCGCGTTTGCGATGTTTGGTCCGTCACTCGCGGGTCTGCGGTTCTTCGCAGCGCTTTCCCAGAGCATCGCGATGGTGACAGCCGGACTGATGGCGCGCGAACTGGGAGGACGCCGCCATGCGCAAGTCGTGACCGCGGTCGCGGTGGCGATTGCGCCCATCTCCCTTGCCGCCAGTACTCTGTTCCAATACGTTGCGTTCGACTACCTGTGGTGGGTATTGACCGCCTACTTCGCGGTCCGGCTGGTGAAGTCCGAGAATCCGCGCTGGTGGATTCCTATGGGGGCCGTGATCGGTCTCGGCATGATGACCAAGTACACGATCGCCTTTTACGTCGCAGCGATCGTAGCAGGACTGCTGCTCACCCGGGCGCGCCGGTTCCTCGCCGGTCCCTGGCTCTGGGCCGGCGTCGCTCTCTCCCTCTTGATTTTCCTTCCCAACCTGCTCTGGCAGCTCCAGCATGATTTCATCTCACTCGAATTTCTGCGCAGCATCCACGAACGCGACATACGGATTGGCCGCACCGGAGGCTTCCTGCTCGATCAGTTCAGGTTGGCGGCCAACCCGTTCACCGTCCCGCTCTGGCTTGCGGGACTTTACTTCTATTTTCGTGCGGCCGCCGGCAAGGCCTATCGCATGCTCGGCTGGATGGCCGTGGTGCCCGTGATCCTGTTCTTTGCCGCGCAAGGACGCGGTTATTACGCCGGGCCGGTCTACCCGATTCTCCTTGCCGGAGGGACGGTCTGTTGGCAGGAGTGGATCGCCGCGCTCCCGCCCGGCTGGGGGCGCCTGCTGGTGCGGATCAACTGGGGCATGCTCGCCATCGGCGGCGCGCTGATCCTGGCGTTGGGTCCTTTCTCGCCGGTCAACTCTCCCCTGTGGAACGTGGCAAGCAAGATCAACACGGACCTGAATGAGGAGATCGGCTGGCCCGAGCTGGTCCGGACCGTTGCGGGTATCTATGATGCCCTGCCTGCAGCAGAGAAAACGCGCACAGGCATCCTGGCGGGCAACTATGGCGAGGCCGGTGCCATCAACCTTTACGGCCCATCCTACGGCCTCCCTCGAGCAATCAGCGGGATCAACTCTTACTGGCTGCGCGGCTATGGCGATCCTGCACCCGCGACCCTGATCGTGATCGGCTATGACCGGAGTAGCGCCGAGCGCCTGTTTGAGGGATGCACCTTGGCCGGACAGGTCACAAACGCCTACGGCGTCAGGAACGAAGAGACCACGCGCCACCCCGACATCTGGCTGTGCAAGGGACCGCGACTGTCCTGGCCCGAACTGTGGAAGCGACTCCAGCATTTCGGCTAA
- a CDS encoding WG repeat-containing protein codes for MNGGLSLGVIDRKPKAIRITHLVILATLLGFWLFAIATRSPTKVVFVNKDGKRVLTLDYEATSAFAEGLAPVKRGGKWGYVDKRGVVIVPPTFAEAGSFHDGLSLVVHHGKAGFIDHKGEFGISPQFERGSDFSDELAAVSQAGKFGYVDVSGKFVIRPQFESADPFHEGLAAVAVGEAGAARWGYVDRTGRFAIPARFELAGSFSDGLAAVKVREPDGDKWGYIDRSGIFVIQPRFEDAVMFADGLAAVQIIATSPGPTSNGQAVSGSDAVSGWGFIDRKGFLAIDPRFQQSRRFSQGLAAVRSGAKWGYIDKSGEWAIAPKFDEARDFSEGLALVGARDAAGRMGYGYIDSGGRYVFNSQTGIADASYFSEGLASLTVSRTWYERLSPLN; via the coding sequence ATGAACGGAGGATTGAGCCTGGGAGTGATTGACCGGAAGCCGAAAGCCATACGGATAACGCACCTGGTCATTTTGGCAACCCTGCTGGGGTTCTGGCTGTTTGCGATTGCCACGCGTTCCCCGACCAAGGTCGTGTTCGTCAACAAAGACGGCAAACGGGTGTTAACGCTCGATTACGAGGCGACTTCCGCCTTCGCTGAAGGTCTGGCGCCGGTAAAGAGAGGCGGCAAGTGGGGCTATGTCGACAAACGTGGTGTCGTGATTGTCCCGCCGACTTTCGCCGAAGCCGGTTCCTTTCATGACGGTCTCAGCCTGGTCGTGCACCACGGCAAAGCTGGCTTCATCGATCACAAGGGCGAATTCGGCATTTCACCGCAGTTCGAGCGGGGATCAGACTTTTCCGATGAGTTGGCGGCCGTGTCGCAGGCCGGCAAGTTCGGTTACGTAGACGTCAGCGGAAAGTTTGTGATCCGGCCGCAGTTTGAGTCGGCCGATCCGTTCCATGAAGGGCTGGCAGCGGTAGCAGTGGGGGAGGCAGGAGCCGCAAGATGGGGCTACGTTGACAGAACGGGCCGGTTCGCAATTCCTGCGCGGTTCGAGCTTGCCGGCTCCTTCAGCGATGGCCTGGCAGCCGTAAAGGTAAGGGAACCCGATGGCGACAAGTGGGGATACATCGATAGATCCGGCATCTTCGTCATCCAGCCCCGGTTCGAGGACGCCGTCATGTTTGCCGACGGTCTGGCCGCCGTTCAGATCATCGCCACCTCACCCGGCCCAACCTCCAATGGGCAAGCGGTTTCGGGTTCTGATGCTGTAAGCGGGTGGGGATTCATTGACAGGAAGGGCTTCCTGGCCATCGATCCCCGATTCCAGCAGTCGAGGCGTTTTTCGCAGGGGCTGGCCGCGGTACGCTCCGGCGCCAAATGGGGCTATATCGACAAATCCGGCGAGTGGGCGATCGCTCCGAAGTTCGACGAGGCGCGCGATTTCAGTGAGGGCCTGGCGCTGGTCGGCGCCAGGGACGCAGCCGGCAGGATGGGCTACGGCTATATCGACAGCGGCGGCCGATATGTGTTCAACTCTCAGACCGGCATCGCAGATGCGTCGTATTTCTCGGAGGGTCTGGCATCGCTGACCGTTTCCAGGACATGGTACGAGCGCCTGAGTCCGCTGAACTGA
- a CDS encoding helix-turn-helix transcriptional regulator produces MATNIRMKVARVEKGWTQQELADRVEATRQTIGLIEKGEYNPTLKLCIRIARALDRTLDRLFWEEETQ; encoded by the coding sequence ATGGCAACCAACATCCGCATGAAAGTGGCTCGCGTCGAGAAGGGCTGGACCCAACAGGAACTGGCCGACAGAGTCGAAGCGACACGTCAGACGATCGGGCTCATCGAAAAGGGAGAGTACAACCCGACCCTGAAACTGTGCATACGGATCGCGAGGGCTCTGGATCGGACCTTGGACCGGCTGTTCTGGGAGGAGGAGACCCAATGA
- a CDS encoding VOC family protein: MAQKLQKFYGKLFEWEINADNPMGYGLVKAAGPGSIGGGIGPTSEGTPGHVTFFVQVPDLAACLKKAESLGGKILVPITEIPNIVTFALFQDPEGNAIGLVKG; this comes from the coding sequence ATGGCGCAGAAGCTTCAAAAATTCTACGGCAAGTTGTTCGAATGGGAAATCAACGCCGACAATCCAATGGGCTATGGTCTGGTAAAGGCCGCTGGACCGGGAAGCATCGGTGGCGGCATCGGACCAACAAGCGAGGGCACCCCCGGACACGTGACCTTCTTCGTCCAGGTGCCGGACCTGGCAGCTTGCCTGAAAAAGGCCGAGAGCCTCGGCGGCAAAATACTCGTTCCCATCACCGAGATTCCCAACATTGTGACGTTCGCCCTCTTTCAGGATCCCGAGGGCAACGCCATCGGTCTGGTGAAGGGTTGA
- a CDS encoding DUF1080 domain-containing protein produces the protein MRTAAQNEQKKEVIQYVDTETGRWMVHDENRPAPPVITPGTSGTQETPGAAPSDAIVLFDGKDLSNWTDIKGGPSRWILRDGYMESVKGAGYIRTRQQFGSCQLHVEFATPSVVVGNGQGRGNSGVFLQGMYEIQVLDSYENKTYPDGQCGALYGQAVPLVNASRKPGQWQTYDVVYHRPIFDSDGKVARKTIFTVFHNGILIQDHVELQGGTNWISAHAVTGYVPHGDKGPLMLQDHDNPVRFRNIWIRELKD, from the coding sequence ATGCGGACGGCGGCACAGAATGAACAAAAGAAGGAAGTGATCCAGTACGTCGATACTGAAACCGGGAGGTGGATGGTGCATGACGAAAACCGCCCCGCGCCGCCGGTGATCACTCCGGGAACTTCCGGCACCCAGGAAACACCAGGGGCGGCCCCCTCCGATGCGATCGTGCTCTTCGACGGCAAGGACCTCTCGAACTGGACGGACATCAAGGGCGGGCCGTCGAGGTGGATCCTCCGTGACGGATACATGGAATCGGTCAAGGGCGCAGGATACATCAGGACCAGGCAGCAGTTCGGCTCCTGCCAGCTTCACGTCGAGTTCGCCACGCCGTCTGTGGTCGTCGGAAACGGCCAGGGTCGAGGCAACAGCGGCGTCTTTCTCCAGGGGATGTATGAAATCCAGGTCCTCGACTCGTACGAGAACAAGACCTACCCGGACGGCCAATGCGGGGCGTTGTACGGCCAGGCCGTCCCGTTGGTCAATGCATCACGCAAGCCGGGACAATGGCAAACGTACGACGTCGTCTATCATCGGCCGATTTTCGACTCCGACGGCAAGGTTGCCAGAAAGACGATATTCACCGTCTTCCATAACGGCATCCTGATCCAGGATCACGTCGAACTCCAGGGCGGCACCAACTGGATCAGCGCTCATGCGGTCACCGGGTATGTTCCGCACGGCGACAAGGGTCCCCTGATGCTGCAGGACCACGACAATCCCGTTCGTTTCCGGAATATCTGGATTCGCGAACTGAAAGACTGA
- a CDS encoding MoaD/ThiS family protein, with translation MKIKVKLIGPLIYEAGFSEKDVDVPAATTAEALLDLIAISKQRPKIVTRNGKAVAPQELLTEGDRIAISPIYSGG, from the coding sequence ATGAAGATCAAGGTCAAGCTGATCGGCCCCCTGATCTACGAGGCCGGTTTCAGCGAAAAAGACGTCGACGTGCCGGCGGCCACGACGGCTGAGGCGCTTCTCGATCTGATCGCCATTTCGAAACAACGGCCGAAGATCGTGACCCGCAACGGCAAAGCGGTGGCCCCGCAGGAACTCCTGACCGAAGGCGACCGGATCGCCATATCTCCTATTTATTCCGGAGGGTAA
- a CDS encoding aldehyde ferredoxin oxidoreductase family protein, translated as MYGWTGNILRIDLSTKTFKKEPFSEEFAHKWVGGRGFATKILYDEVLPGTDPFGPGNKLIVALGPIAGIPAPNTGKCVVAAKSPLTGFYGDGNLGTRVSEQLRKAGYDAMIIEGKADRPTMIYVEDDKVEFLPADAVWGQGTYATNDWIYARYGVGVGVLNIGQGGENLNRYAVIRSLEGRAGGRPGMGAVMGSKLLKAIVVKGSRPIPQADPAAMKALGTGDLKKVHKIDQETGWSKQSTTGVLQFCNEVAGLPVRNFRKTQHPDSWQIDGERLNNARVTTYGCPNCTMRCGITIHDSEGHESELDYENIGLLGANLEIFDLAQVGCLNYLCDEYGLDTMSTGCVLSFYADAIDHGATSGDFKFGDAERAKHLLRMAAHREGKVGNLLADGSLRMAREFGHNSEAYAMQVKGLEVAAYNCKFIPGQALAYGVSPIGAHHREAWIITFEIKHTSRDSYGPEKAAKVIELQRIRGGMFEFLVACRFPWIELGWSLDNYPKYFNTITSLNWTLDDMWDTADRIYGLIKLNYLREFPNTTRKADYPPAVWFDPTNADKEGPIAGRILEVDKYDGLLQHYYDQRGYDNRGIPSKATLKKLGLKAEAAAAEKFARLT; from the coding sequence ATGTACGGTTGGACCGGCAATATTCTCAGGATCGATCTTTCCACGAAAACATTTAAGAAGGAGCCGTTCAGCGAGGAGTTTGCGCACAAATGGGTGGGTGGGCGCGGTTTCGCCACCAAGATCCTTTACGATGAGGTTCTGCCCGGGACCGATCCGTTCGGCCCCGGCAACAAACTCATCGTCGCCCTCGGGCCCATCGCCGGCATACCCGCGCCCAACACGGGCAAATGTGTCGTGGCCGCCAAGTCGCCGCTGACCGGCTTCTACGGCGACGGCAACCTGGGCACACGCGTGTCCGAGCAGCTCCGGAAAGCCGGCTACGATGCCATGATCATCGAAGGCAAGGCCGATCGGCCGACCATGATCTATGTCGAGGACGACAAAGTCGAGTTCCTGCCGGCCGATGCCGTCTGGGGGCAGGGCACCTACGCGACCAACGACTGGATTTACGCCAGGTACGGTGTCGGCGTAGGTGTGTTGAACATCGGACAGGGAGGTGAAAACCTCAACCGTTATGCCGTGATTCGCAGTCTGGAAGGACGCGCGGGAGGCAGGCCGGGCATGGGCGCGGTCATGGGCTCGAAACTCCTCAAAGCGATCGTCGTCAAAGGCAGCCGGCCGATTCCGCAGGCGGATCCAGCGGCCATGAAGGCACTGGGAACCGGTGATTTGAAAAAAGTCCACAAGATCGATCAGGAAACCGGCTGGTCCAAGCAGAGCACGACCGGCGTCCTGCAATTCTGCAACGAAGTGGCCGGCCTTCCGGTGCGGAACTTCCGCAAGACCCAGCATCCAGATTCCTGGCAGATCGACGGCGAGCGGCTCAACAACGCCCGCGTTACCACCTACGGATGCCCCAATTGCACCATGCGCTGCGGGATCACCATCCATGACAGCGAAGGTCATGAGTCCGAACTCGATTACGAGAACATCGGCCTGCTCGGTGCCAACCTCGAGATTTTCGACCTGGCTCAGGTCGGATGTTTGAACTATTTATGCGACGAGTACGGCCTGGACACGATGTCGACCGGCTGCGTGCTCAGCTTCTACGCCGATGCCATCGATCACGGCGCGACCAGCGGCGACTTCAAGTTCGGCGATGCCGAACGGGCCAAGCACCTGCTCCGGATGGCCGCCCACCGGGAGGGGAAAGTCGGGAACCTCCTCGCCGACGGGTCGCTGCGCATGGCCCGGGAGTTCGGGCACAACTCGGAAGCCTATGCCATGCAGGTCAAGGGGCTTGAAGTGGCGGCCTACAATTGCAAGTTCATCCCCGGCCAGGCGCTGGCATATGGTGTTTCCCCCATCGGAGCCCACCACCGGGAGGCCTGGATCATCACCTTTGAGATCAAGCACACGAGCCGGGATTCCTATGGCCCCGAGAAAGCGGCCAAGGTCATCGAACTCCAGCGCATTCGCGGCGGCATGTTCGAGTTCCTCGTCGCCTGCCGCTTCCCCTGGATCGAGCTGGGCTGGTCGCTGGACAACTATCCCAAGTACTTCAACACCATCACCAGCCTCAACTGGACGCTCGACGATATGTGGGACACGGCCGACCGGATTTACGGCCTGATCAAGCTGAACTATCTCCGGGAGTTCCCGAACACAACCCGCAAGGCGGACTACCCGCCGGCCGTCTGGTTCGACCCCACGAACGCCGACAAGGAAGGTCCTATTGCCGGCAGGATCCTCGAGGTCGACAAGTACGACGGCCTGCTCCAGCATTATTACGACCAGCGCGGATACGACAACCGGGGGATTCCGAGCAAGGCCACCCTGAAGAAACTCGGCCTCAAGGCAGAAGCTGCGGCAGCGGAGAAATTTGCGAGATTGACATGA